A window from Terriglobia bacterium encodes these proteins:
- a CDS encoding M13 family metallopeptidase has product MRCLRFIPVLLFLVSVCGAQTASNPSGFSLPSDLPTITAFDVSAMDKSVDACTDFYQYACGGWMAKNPVPPDQAIWGRFSQLQERNRDVLHAILEKAAQPDAKRSAVVQKIGDFYASCMDEAKANTLGAKPLQSQLDRIGKIASRAELITTVAYLQSVGVPVLFQFGPSADLHKASLTIGQVNQGGLSLPDRDYYLKDDAKSVETREKYLAHVTKSLELLGDNPRTAAAEAKAVMSIETALAKASMDRVEFRKPENRDHPMTPQQLAQLAPAFDFQRYFVATSAPPLEKVNVTNPEFFKQTSAQLESISLNDWKSYLRWHVVRHASPWLSTPFVTEEFGFYQQYLQGQKEQQARWKRCVRLTDQKLGEALGQPYVDLTFGAEGKQRTLKMVEEIEKAMGEDLQSLSWMTPETRKAAAVKLAGISNKIGYPDKWRDYSKVNVVRGDFLGNLNRADNFERMRQLNKIGKPTDKLEWGMSPPTVNAYYNPPQNNINFPAGILQPPFYDNKMDDAVNFGGIGAVIGHELTHGFDDQGSKYDAVGDLRNWWTEADKAEFEKRTSCISDEYDQFVAVEDVHLKGRLTLGENTADNGGIRLSLMALRNKMAEEKHTPKPIDGFSPEQRFFLSFAQIWCQNVNPAQARLRALTDPHSPGRYRVNGVVSNMPEFQQTWGCKPGQPMVRANACRVW; this is encoded by the coding sequence ATGCGCTGTCTTCGATTTATTCCGGTGCTGCTGTTCTTGGTGTCGGTGTGCGGTGCGCAGACCGCATCCAACCCATCCGGCTTCTCGCTACCCTCCGACCTGCCCACCATCACAGCCTTCGACGTCAGCGCCATGGATAAATCCGTGGATGCCTGCACCGACTTCTACCAATACGCTTGTGGCGGCTGGATGGCCAAGAATCCGGTTCCTCCCGACCAGGCCATCTGGGGACGCTTCAGCCAACTCCAGGAGCGCAATCGCGACGTGCTGCACGCCATCCTGGAAAAGGCCGCGCAGCCGGATGCCAAGCGCAGCGCCGTGGTCCAGAAAATCGGCGACTTCTACGCCTCCTGCATGGATGAGGCGAAGGCGAATACCCTCGGCGCCAAGCCCTTGCAATCGCAACTCGACCGCATCGGCAAAATTGCCAGCCGCGCTGAACTCATCACCACGGTGGCGTATCTGCAGAGCGTCGGCGTCCCCGTGCTCTTCCAGTTCGGGCCCTCGGCGGACTTACACAAAGCCAGCCTGACCATTGGCCAGGTCAACCAGGGTGGCCTGAGCCTGCCCGACCGCGATTACTACCTCAAGGACGATGCCAAGTCCGTCGAGACCCGCGAGAAGTACCTGGCCCACGTCACGAAGTCGCTCGAGTTGCTGGGCGATAATCCCCGAACCGCTGCTGCTGAAGCCAAGGCCGTCATGAGCATCGAAACCGCGCTGGCCAAGGCATCGATGGACCGCGTGGAGTTTCGCAAGCCGGAAAACCGCGACCATCCCATGACGCCGCAGCAGCTTGCGCAGCTCGCGCCGGCCTTCGATTTCCAGCGGTACTTCGTAGCCACCTCGGCGCCACCGTTGGAGAAGGTGAACGTCACCAATCCCGAATTCTTCAAGCAGACCAGCGCCCAGCTCGAGTCCATCTCTCTGAACGACTGGAAATCGTACCTGCGCTGGCATGTAGTTCGCCACGCGTCGCCATGGCTCTCCACTCCCTTTGTGACGGAGGAATTCGGGTTCTACCAGCAGTACCTGCAAGGACAGAAAGAACAACAGGCGCGCTGGAAGCGCTGCGTACGGTTGACCGACCAAAAGCTCGGCGAAGCTCTCGGCCAGCCCTACGTGGACCTCACCTTCGGCGCGGAAGGCAAACAACGCACCCTCAAAATGGTGGAGGAAATCGAGAAGGCCATGGGCGAAGACCTGCAGTCCCTCTCCTGGATGACGCCGGAGACAAGGAAGGCCGCCGCCGTCAAGCTCGCCGGGATCAGCAACAAGATTGGCTATCCTGACAAGTGGCGCGACTATTCCAAGGTCAACGTCGTTCGCGGCGACTTCCTTGGCAACCTCAACCGCGCCGACAACTTCGAGCGCATGCGCCAGTTGAACAAGATCGGCAAGCCCACCGACAAACTGGAGTGGGGCATGTCGCCGCCCACCGTCAACGCCTACTACAACCCGCCGCAGAACAACATCAATTTCCCCGCCGGCATCCTCCAGCCGCCCTTCTATGACAACAAGATGGACGACGCAGTGAACTTCGGCGGCATTGGTGCGGTGATTGGCCACGAACTTACCCACGGCTTTGACGACCAGGGCAGCAAGTACGACGCGGTGGGCGATCTGCGCAATTGGTGGACTGAGGCCGACAAGGCCGAGTTCGAAAAACGCACCTCCTGCATCTCCGACGAGTACGACCAGTTCGTCGCAGTGGAAGACGTGCACCTCAAGGGGCGGCTCACGCTCGGTGAGAACACCGCCGACAACGGCGGCATCCGCCTCTCGCTGATGGCGCTGCGCAACAAGATGGCAGAAGAAAAGCACACGCCCAAGCCGATTGACGGCTTTTCCCCTGAGCAGCGCTTCTTCCTCTCCTTTGCCCAGATCTGGTGCCAAAACGTCAACCCCGCGCAGGCGCGGTTGCGTGCGCTCACCGATCCGCATTCGCCAGGCCGCTACCGCGTCAACGGCGTGGTGTCGAACATGCCGGAGTTTCAGCAGACTTGGGGCTGCAAGCCGGGCCAGCCGATGGTCCGCGCCAACGCCTGCCGCGTCTGGTAA
- a CDS encoding type II toxin-antitoxin system VapC family toxin, with amino-acid sequence MRLLLDTHALLWWLLDDPSLSAKARRAIATTDNEIFVSAASPWEMAIKNKRGKLDVQDLLDRLTQELEEEGFRVLPISIEHALRAGALVEHHRDPFDRMLVAQAQAEHLPILSNDAVFDRYGVRRIW; translated from the coding sequence GTGAGGCTGTTGCTCGACACCCACGCGCTGCTTTGGTGGTTGTTGGACGATCCATCGCTGTCAGCCAAGGCGCGCCGCGCCATCGCGACGACCGACAATGAAATCTTTGTTTCTGCCGCGTCCCCGTGGGAAATGGCAATCAAGAACAAGCGCGGGAAGCTGGACGTTCAGGACCTGCTCGATCGTTTGACGCAGGAACTGGAGGAAGAAGGCTTCCGCGTGCTGCCCATCTCGATTGAACACGCGCTCCGGGCTGGAGCGCTCGTCGAGCACCACCGAGATCCGTTTGACCGCATGTTGGTCGCGCAGGCTCAGGCAGAGCATCTTCCCATCCTCAGTAATGACGCCGTGTTCGACCGCTACGGCGTCAGACGCATCTGGTAA
- a CDS encoding antitoxin, which translates to MYTVHQAKTNLSRLIADAQAGKEVVIARGKTPVVKLVAVGSSRKRRIPGKYKGRISIKPSFFNPMTDEELKDWGYE; encoded by the coding sequence ATGTATACCGTACATCAAGCGAAAACCAACCTGTCTCGCCTCATCGCCGATGCTCAAGCCGGCAAGGAAGTGGTGATTGCACGCGGCAAGACTCCGGTCGTTAAGCTGGTTGCTGTCGGCAGCAGCCGCAAGAGGCGCATTCCGGGGAAATATAAGGGCCGCATCTCGATCAAACCCTCGTTTTTCAACCCGATGACCGATGAAGAGTTGAAGGACTGGGGCTACGAGTGA
- a CDS encoding MlaD family protein, translating into MPSQRQVRWAQLRVGLLVIFASIALAVLIFLMTGPSGMFTKKILVSAYVDNAGGLRVGAPVRLEGVDIGNITAITVVPSHGLTPVQVTMKLSTKYKGALKKDSVASLSTAGVLGETFMDIDSRAATGPPAQTGDILPTKVSPQLQDVVRSSQSTLENVDILVRRVDRILTQIESGNGSIGKLIYDEALYARLNNTLTEVQSMVTQISEGKGSVGKLIYSEELYDKAKASLDSLDKIIDEVNQGKGSFGKFLKDPTLFDNANATIAKANTLIGDINAGKGALGKFAADPEFARKLDNTMTKLSSIADKIDSDKGTAGLLLTDPKVYNNTEQMLVETRNLVKAIRENPKKYLTIHFKIF; encoded by the coding sequence TTGCCTAGTCAGCGACAGGTCAGATGGGCGCAATTGCGCGTGGGTCTGTTGGTAATTTTCGCCAGCATCGCTCTGGCGGTCCTGATTTTCCTGATGACCGGCCCCAGCGGGATGTTCACCAAGAAAATCCTGGTCAGCGCCTACGTCGACAACGCCGGCGGCTTGCGCGTCGGCGCCCCGGTGCGCCTGGAGGGGGTGGACATCGGCAACATCACCGCCATCACGGTCGTCCCCAGTCACGGCCTGACCCCGGTCCAGGTCACCATGAAGCTCAGCACCAAGTACAAGGGCGCGTTGAAGAAGGACTCCGTCGCCAGCCTGTCCACCGCCGGCGTGCTCGGCGAAACCTTCATGGACATTGACTCCCGCGCCGCCACCGGCCCTCCGGCTCAAACCGGCGACATCCTGCCCACCAAGGTCAGCCCGCAATTGCAGGATGTGGTACGCTCCAGCCAGAGCACGCTGGAGAACGTGGACATCCTGGTCCGCCGCGTGGACCGCATCCTCACCCAGATCGAGAGCGGCAACGGTTCCATCGGCAAGTTGATTTACGACGAGGCCCTGTACGCCCGCCTCAACAACACCCTCACGGAAGTGCAGAGCATGGTGACGCAGATCAGCGAGGGCAAGGGCAGCGTCGGCAAGCTCATCTACAGCGAGGAACTCTACGACAAGGCCAAAGCGTCGCTGGACAGCCTCGACAAGATCATCGACGAGGTCAACCAGGGCAAGGGCAGCTTCGGCAAGTTCCTCAAGGATCCCACGCTGTTTGACAACGCCAACGCTACCATCGCCAAGGCCAACACCCTAATCGGCGACATCAACGCCGGCAAGGGCGCGTTGGGCAAGTTCGCCGCCGATCCCGAGTTCGCGCGCAAGCTCGACAACACCATGACCAAGCTGTCCTCCATCGCCGACAAGATCGATTCCGACAAGGGCACCGCCGGCCTGCTCCTCACCGATCCCAAGGTCTATAACAACACCGAACAGATGCTGGTGGAAACCCGCAACCTGGTCAAAGCCATCCGCGAAAATCCCAAGAAGTACCTCACCATCCACTTCAAGATTTTCTAA
- the hydA gene encoding dihydropyrimidinase, producing MAFDTIIANGTIATAVDTYNADIGITDGKIASIAASLPREQGKNVIDARGKYVFPGGIDVHTHLDMPFGGTTSSDDFATGTRAALYGGTTTLIDFAIQGKGQSLRTAFDTWMKKADGKAHCDYGFHCIITDLPDACIEEMGQMVREGVSTFKLFMAYPGVLMLDDGSIFKALRATAKNGGMVCMHAENGNAIDVIVQQALAEGKTAPKYHALTRPTTAEAEAVSRAIALAEMAGAPLYIVHLSCNDALGKVREARDRGLPVYAETCPQYLYLSIENFDVPGFEGAKYVFTPPLREKWHQDKLWQGLKHDQLQVVSTDHCPFCYKEQKEMGKGDFTKIPNGGPGIEHRLSLVYSGGVASGRFNVNRFVEIVSTTPAKLFGLYPRKGAIAVGSDADLVVFDAKRKHTISAKTHHMRVDYSMFEGITVTGMPDLVMSRGRVVVEGDKFHGKPGTGNFLKRAAYSGA from the coding sequence ATGGCATTCGACACGATCATCGCCAACGGCACGATTGCAACCGCCGTAGATACCTACAACGCCGACATCGGCATCACGGACGGCAAGATCGCCTCCATCGCCGCCTCGCTCCCGCGCGAGCAGGGCAAGAACGTCATTGATGCCAGGGGCAAGTACGTTTTTCCCGGCGGCATTGACGTCCACACCCATCTCGACATGCCTTTCGGCGGCACCACCAGCTCCGACGATTTCGCTACCGGCACGCGCGCCGCGCTCTACGGCGGCACCACCACGCTGATCGATTTTGCCATCCAGGGCAAGGGCCAGAGCCTGCGCACCGCCTTCGATACCTGGATGAAAAAGGCCGACGGCAAGGCGCATTGCGATTACGGGTTCCACTGCATCATCACCGACCTGCCCGACGCCTGCATCGAGGAAATGGGCCAGATGGTGCGCGAGGGCGTTTCGACGTTTAAGTTGTTCATGGCCTATCCCGGCGTGCTGATGCTCGACGATGGCAGCATCTTCAAGGCGCTGCGCGCCACCGCGAAAAACGGCGGCATGGTCTGCATGCACGCGGAAAACGGCAACGCCATTGACGTGATCGTGCAGCAGGCGCTGGCGGAAGGAAAAACCGCGCCCAAGTATCACGCTCTCACCCGCCCGACCACGGCGGAAGCGGAGGCGGTCAGCCGCGCCATCGCGCTAGCCGAAATGGCGGGCGCGCCGTTGTACATCGTCCACCTCAGTTGCAACGACGCGCTGGGAAAAGTCCGCGAGGCGCGCGATCGCGGTCTGCCGGTTTACGCCGAAACCTGTCCGCAATATCTTTATCTTTCGATCGAAAATTTCGATGTGCCCGGCTTCGAAGGCGCCAAGTACGTCTTCACTCCGCCGCTGCGTGAGAAGTGGCACCAGGACAAGCTCTGGCAAGGGCTGAAGCACGACCAACTGCAAGTGGTTTCCACCGACCACTGCCCGTTCTGCTACAAGGAGCAGAAGGAAATGGGCAAGGGCGATTTCACCAAGATTCCCAACGGCGGCCCCGGCATCGAGCACCGCCTGAGCCTGGTCTATTCCGGCGGAGTCGCCTCGGGACGCTTCAACGTCAACCGCTTCGTCGAAATCGTCTCCACCACGCCCGCGAAACTGTTCGGCCTCTACCCGCGCAAGGGCGCGATTGCTGTCGGCAGCGACGCTGACCTCGTCGTTTTCGATGCCAAGCGCAAGCACACCATCAGCGCCAAGACGCACCACATGAGGGTGGACTACAGCATGTTCGAAGGGATCACGGTCACCGGCATGCCGGACCTGGTGATGTCACGCGGGCGCGTGGTGGTGGAGGGAGATAAATTTCACGGCAAGCCGGGCACGGGAAACTTCCTGAAACGGGCGGCGTATTCCGGGGCGTAG
- a CDS encoding PIN domain-containing protein, which yields MSGLLKSHGPPGRILEFMVADVFVVLYDHRIVSEYLEVLARPAFGFHTFEVDRILEYIIRDGEQVTAGVLDVWLPDSTDLPFLEVAAAGQADALITGNIRDFKPTRGRHSVNVCSPADFLRQLP from the coding sequence GTGTCTGGCCTCCTCAAGTCTCACGGCCCTCCCGGTAGAATCCTGGAATTCATGGTTGCCGACGTCTTTGTTGTGCTGTACGACCATCGCATCGTGAGTGAATACCTCGAGGTTCTGGCTCGTCCCGCGTTCGGTTTTCACACCTTCGAGGTTGATCGCATTCTCGAATACATAATCCGAGACGGGGAACAGGTCACTGCTGGAGTCTTGGATGTGTGGTTGCCCGATTCAACCGACCTTCCGTTCCTTGAGGTCGCCGCTGCCGGCCAGGCCGATGCCCTGATTACCGGTAACATTCGAGACTTTAAGCCGACGCGCGGCCGCCACTCCGTGAATGTCTGCTCACCCGCCGACTTCCTCCGCCAACTCCCTTAA
- a CDS encoding TIGR03842 family LLM class F420-dependent oxidoreductase, with protein MKFGITFKPDMTVDRILSLTRQAEVAGFEYGWIFDSHVLWMDPYPLMTLMAANTHRMKIGPCVTNPAVRDITVTASMFATLDLISGRRMQLGIGRGDSSRRVLGKKPVTVAQLGNAIEQFRALTSGKEIEYDGQPAKLTWSPGAPPVWIAGYGPKVLNLAGRIADGVILQFAEPDLIEWCVGFVRQGAQEAGRDPKAIEIMAAAPVWVSGDLKTAREHVRWFPALVSNHVVDLLAKYPQDQLPPALTSYVQNRGGYDYLHHCEVGSNNAEFVNDDVVDRFCLVGPVEAHREKLRKLASLGVTQFNIYLMCGEEEQTLEIYERDVLPQFREAAHAAS; from the coding sequence ATGAAGTTCGGCATTACGTTCAAGCCCGACATGACCGTGGATCGCATCCTCAGCCTGACGCGGCAGGCGGAGGTAGCCGGCTTCGAGTACGGCTGGATCTTCGACTCCCACGTGCTGTGGATGGACCCCTACCCGCTGATGACGCTCATGGCCGCCAACACCCACCGCATGAAGATCGGACCCTGCGTCACCAACCCCGCAGTGCGGGACATCACGGTGACCGCGAGCATGTTCGCGACGCTGGACCTGATTTCCGGACGGCGCATGCAGCTTGGCATCGGGCGCGGCGACAGTTCGCGGCGCGTGCTTGGGAAAAAGCCGGTGACGGTCGCACAACTCGGTAATGCGATCGAGCAGTTCCGCGCGCTCACCTCCGGCAAGGAAATTGAGTACGACGGGCAGCCGGCGAAATTGACGTGGTCGCCGGGCGCGCCGCCGGTGTGGATCGCTGGCTACGGCCCCAAGGTGCTGAACCTGGCCGGGCGCATCGCGGACGGTGTCATCCTGCAATTTGCCGAGCCTGACCTGATCGAGTGGTGCGTCGGATTCGTGCGCCAGGGCGCCCAGGAAGCGGGCCGCGATCCCAAGGCGATCGAAATCATGGCGGCGGCGCCAGTTTGGGTGTCCGGCGACCTGAAGACGGCGCGCGAGCACGTGCGCTGGTTTCCGGCGCTGGTCTCCAACCACGTCGTGGATTTGCTGGCGAAGTATCCGCAGGACCAATTGCCGCCGGCGCTGACCTCCTACGTGCAGAACCGCGGCGGATACGACTACCTGCACCATTGCGAGGTGGGCAGCAACAACGCGGAATTCGTGAATGACGATGTCGTGGACCGTTTCTGCCTTGTCGGGCCGGTGGAGGCGCATCGCGAGAAGCTGCGCAAGCTGGCTTCGCTCGGCGTGACCCAGTTCAACATTTATCTCATGTGCGGCGAGGAAGAGCAGACGCTGGAGATCTACGAGCGCGACGTACTGCCGCAGTTCCGCGAAGCCGCGCACGCCGCTTCCTGA
- a CDS encoding DHA2 family efflux MFS transporter permease subunit, with the protein MPQRDAAVNPWIIAISVMLGTFMEVLDTTVVNVSLPHIAGNVGATVDEATWVLTSYLVANAIVLPMTGWLSNQFGRKRILMTSIIGFTLSSFLCGMAPTLPFLIVFRIIQGATGGGLQPLSQAIMLEAFPPEDRGKAMAFWGLGIVVAPMLGPVLGGWITDNYSWRWIFYLNLPVGIAAMVMSKLFIFDPHYIGRKTRVDWWGISFLALGIGALQIMLDKGQEEDWFSSDFIRVLMVITAAGLVLFVMRELRESQPIVDLRVFKVRTYAAGVFLMSVVGFVLYGSIVLVPIFLQTLLGYPSLQAGWAMLPRGLGAFIAMPFIGVLMSKVEPRKLLFLGFLVAAYSMWDLGSINLNAGYWDVFWPQFIQGVAMGFLFVPLTTITHDPIPKERMGNATSVFNLMRNIGGSVGIAMVTTIVARRSQANINIFGANVTPFSPSAQQLIAAARAGFMAKGMDAYTATRAAYAAVFGMVQQHAAMVSFVGAFRLLGIMFLCVIPLIFLMKKPRHAGGAAPMH; encoded by the coding sequence ATGCCGCAGCGCGACGCAGCCGTCAATCCGTGGATCATCGCCATCTCGGTGATGCTGGGCACGTTCATGGAAGTGCTCGACACCACCGTGGTCAATGTGTCGCTGCCGCACATCGCGGGCAACGTCGGCGCGACCGTAGACGAGGCGACCTGGGTCCTCACCTCTTATCTGGTGGCCAACGCCATCGTGCTGCCCATGACCGGCTGGCTCTCCAACCAGTTCGGACGCAAGCGCATCCTGATGACTTCGATCATCGGGTTTACCCTGTCTTCTTTTCTCTGCGGCATGGCGCCGACCCTGCCCTTCTTGATCGTCTTCCGCATCATCCAGGGCGCCACCGGCGGCGGGCTGCAACCGCTGTCGCAGGCCATCATGCTGGAAGCGTTTCCGCCGGAAGACCGCGGCAAGGCGATGGCCTTCTGGGGGCTGGGCATCGTGGTCGCGCCCATGCTCGGGCCGGTGCTCGGCGGTTGGATCACCGACAACTACAGTTGGCGCTGGATTTTTTATCTCAATCTGCCGGTCGGTATCGCGGCCATGGTCATGTCCAAGCTCTTCATCTTCGATCCCCACTACATCGGCCGCAAAACGCGCGTGGACTGGTGGGGCATTTCTTTCCTGGCGCTGGGCATCGGTGCGCTCCAGATCATGCTCGACAAGGGCCAGGAGGAGGACTGGTTTTCCTCCGACTTCATCCGCGTGCTGATGGTCATCACCGCCGCCGGCCTGGTGTTGTTCGTCATGCGCGAGCTCCGGGAGAGCCAGCCGATTGTGGACCTGCGCGTCTTCAAGGTCCGCACCTACGCCGCCGGCGTTTTTCTCATGTCCGTGGTGGGCTTCGTTCTCTACGGCAGCATCGTGCTGGTCCCGATTTTCCTGCAGACACTCCTCGGCTACCCCTCGCTGCAAGCCGGATGGGCGATGCTGCCGCGCGGTCTCGGCGCATTTATAGCCATGCCGTTCATCGGCGTGCTGATGTCGAAGGTGGAGCCCCGCAAGCTGCTGTTTCTCGGTTTCCTGGTAGCGGCGTACTCGATGTGGGACCTGGGCAGCATCAACCTGAACGCGGGCTACTGGGACGTGTTCTGGCCGCAGTTCATCCAGGGCGTGGCCATGGGCTTCCTGTTCGTGCCGCTGACCACCATCACGCACGATCCCATCCCGAAAGAACGCATGGGCAACGCCACCAGCGTGTTTAACCTGATGCGCAACATCGGGGGCAGCGTCGGCATCGCCATGGTAACCACCATTGTGGCCCGCCGCAGCCAGGCCAACATCAACATCTTCGGTGCCAACGTCACCCCGTTCAGCCCCTCAGCGCAGCAGTTGATCGCGGCCGCTCGCGCCGGCTTCATGGCCAAGGGGATGGATGCTTACACGGCGACCCGGGCGGCGTACGCGGCGGTGTTCGGCATGGTGCAACAACACGCCGCCATGGTGTCGTTTGTCGGAGCTTTTCGCTTGTTGGGGATTATGTTTCTGTGCGTGATCCCGCTGATTTTCTTGATGAAGAAGCCGCGCCATGCGGGTGGAGCGGCGCCGATGCACTAG
- a CDS encoding HlyD family secretion protein — translation MADSEVELNHVPAPAAREPFPEEEEPSARRRAHSYSQRHPGAKWGLLLAVIALAAITAAVWRYYAARETTDDAQVDAHIAPVSARVSGTVVAVNVDDNQILKAGQVLVQLDRKDYQVALERAKADLADAVAGHRAARTAVPITHTNTASALEAARATLVAAQKDVSVAEARLREAEANHTKAAQDLERMKELVAKDEVSRQQYDTAVAAEESGRAAVDAAQAGVASARSHVAQAEAQVRSARTAPQQVAVTEARAGAAGANVQKYEATVAQAELNLQYTTIKAPVNGVVSKRNVEPGQVVQPGQPLMSIVNLDDIWVTANYKETQLEYMKVGQRATVHVDAYNRDYKGHVDSIGGGTGARFSLLPPENATGNYVKVVQRVPVKVVFEPQQDLTGLRPGMSVITTVIVK, via the coding sequence GTGGCAGACTCGGAAGTTGAGCTGAATCACGTCCCGGCGCCTGCGGCCCGCGAGCCGTTTCCCGAGGAGGAAGAGCCTTCGGCGCGGCGACGGGCGCATTCCTATTCTCAGCGGCATCCCGGGGCCAAGTGGGGCCTGCTGCTCGCCGTGATTGCCCTGGCGGCGATTACGGCTGCGGTCTGGCGCTATTACGCCGCGCGCGAAACCACCGACGACGCCCAGGTGGACGCGCACATCGCGCCGGTCAGCGCTCGCGTCAGCGGCACGGTGGTGGCGGTCAATGTTGATGACAACCAAATCCTGAAAGCCGGCCAAGTGCTGGTGCAACTCGACCGCAAGGATTACCAGGTCGCGCTGGAGCGGGCCAAGGCCGACCTCGCCGACGCCGTCGCCGGACATCGCGCGGCAAGAACCGCGGTGCCTATCACCCACACCAACACGGCGAGCGCCTTGGAAGCCGCGCGGGCCACCCTCGTCGCGGCGCAAAAGGATGTCAGCGTGGCGGAGGCACGGCTGCGCGAGGCCGAAGCCAACCACACCAAGGCGGCCCAGGATCTGGAGCGCATGAAGGAACTGGTCGCCAAAGATGAAGTGTCGCGCCAGCAGTACGACACCGCGGTCGCCGCCGAGGAGTCCGGGCGAGCCGCGGTGGACGCGGCGCAAGCCGGCGTCGCCAGCGCGCGCAGTCACGTGGCGCAGGCCGAGGCCCAGGTTCGCTCCGCGCGGACCGCCCCACAGCAGGTCGCCGTCACGGAAGCGCGAGCTGGCGCAGCCGGTGCGAACGTCCAGAAGTACGAGGCGACGGTGGCGCAGGCCGAACTCAATTTGCAGTACACCACCATCAAGGCGCCGGTGAACGGGGTGGTCAGCAAGCGCAACGTCGAGCCCGGCCAGGTGGTGCAGCCCGGCCAGCCGCTGATGTCCATCGTCAACCTGGACGACATCTGGGTCACGGCCAATTACAAAGAAACGCAGCTCGAGTACATGAAAGTCGGCCAACGCGCGACCGTCCACGTGGACGCCTACAACCGCGATTACAAGGGCCACGTGGATTCCATCGGCGGCGGCACGGGCGCGCGTTTCAGCCTGCTGCCGCCGGAAAACGCCACCGGCAACTATGTGAAAGTGGTGCAGCGCGTGCCGGTGAAAGTTGTCTTCGAGCCGCAACAAGACCTCACCGGCCTGCGCCCCGGCATGTCGGTCATTACGACGGTCATTGTGAAATAA